A single genomic interval of Coccidioides posadasii str. Silveira chromosome 1, complete sequence harbors:
- the NAR1 gene encoding Cytosolic Fe-S cluster assembly factor nar1 (BUSCO:355454at4751~EggNog:ENOG410PGEE~COG:Y~BUSCO:4966at33183), with protein sequence MSAILSADDLNDFISPGVACIKPVETLPAKSERDESAYEVTTEDKVAAENPSPAQISLTDCLACSGCVTSAEAVLISLQSHAEVLNTLDAYPELRVDGFRNGVQNGATGDARIFVASVSPQVRASMAATYGVSEKEAGYMIEQFLSGPQGLRAGGQHGSGFTWVVDTNVIRDVVLELTTDEATASRAKFDSTATSESAEFPIPRKPILSSACPGWICYAEKTHPHVLPHLSRLKSPQALTGTFIKTILSKRLNVPPSRIWHLAIMPCFDKKLEASRQELTDASWQTTNHDMFASPAMDQPIRDVDCVITSRELLMLASSRNISLLNLPLTPLPSSFTTPFPDPRIAQFLFPKHLASNQSVFSGPSGGYLHHLLTTHQALHPNSTIQAQRGRNADVIDYTLVSAETGRPIIKAARYYGFRNIQNLVRKLKPAKTSRLPGARATVSRRTGTSAPHTAAGGGVSDYAYIEVMACPGGCTNGGGQIRFEDARDTATTATSSIDGSAPTAQTSQHKPTPQEQRAWLARVDEVYYSADSDSPPPSSPSTSHGDEMEIDRPLEPESRCQSVHAILQYWSDMTGIPLPKLVYTTFRKVESDVGKSKNGAADTARVAELAGKIGGGW encoded by the exons ATGAGTGCGATCCTTTCAGCGGACGATTTGAATGACTTCATATCACCAGGGGTAGCATGTATAAAGCCGGTCGAAACACTGCCGGCCAAGTCTGAACGGGACGAG TCTGCCTACGAAGTGACCACAGAAGACAAAGTCGCCGCCGAAAACCCCTCACCCGCGCAGATATCCTTGACCGACTGCCTAGCTTGCTCTGGATGCGTAACTTCTGCGGAGGCTGTCCTTATCTCCCTACAATCTCATGCCGAAGTGCTGAACACCCTAGATGCATATCCTGAGCTTCGAGTAGACGGTTTTCGGAACGGAGTCCAAAATGGCGCCACAGGAGATGCGCGGATCTTCGTGGCGAGTGTCAGCCCTCAGGTGCGCGCGAGCATGGCGGCCACGTATGGAGTATCGGAGAAAGAGGCAGGTTATATGATTGAACAGTTTCTTTCCGGGCCGCAGGGTCTGAGAGCTGGTGGACAACATGGTAGTGGTTTTACATGGGTTGTGGATACAAACGTGATACGGGATGTTGTCCTGGAGCTCACCACGGATGAAGCCACCGCGTCACGGGCGAAGTTTGACTCTACTGCTACCTCTGAGTCTGCAGAGTTTCCCATTCCGCGTAAGCCGATTCTGTCGTCCGCCTGCCCGGGCTGGATCTGCTACGCTGAAAAGACCCATCCACACGTCCTCCCGCACCTCTCCCGTTTAAAATCACCTCAGGCTTTGACTGGAACGTTCATCAAGACCATACTCAGCAAAAGGCTTAATGTACCTCCTTCCAGGATATGGCATCTGGCAATCATGCCTTGTTTCGACAAGAAGCTCGAAGCCAGCCGGCAAGAATTAACAGATGCCTCCTGGCAAACAACCAACCACGACATGTTCGCTTCCCCTGCAATGGATCAACCCATTCGCGATGTCGACTGTGTGATAACCTCAAGAGAGCTCCTGATGCTCGCTTCGTCACGGAACATCTCTCTCCTAAACCTACCTCTAACACCTCTCCCATCCTCGTTCACGACACCCTTCCCGGATCCCCGAATTGCacagtttctttttcccaaGCATCTCGCCTCCAACCAATCTGTCTTCTCCGGTCCTTCAGGTGGCTATCTCCATCACCTCCTAACAACCCATCAAGCCCTCCACCCCAACAGCACTATCCAAGCCCAACGTGGGCGCAACGCCGACGTGATCGACTACACCCTCGTCTCCGCAGAAACCGGACGACCCATCATAAAGGCAGCCCGGTATTACGGCTTCAGAAACATCCAGAACCTCGTCCGCAAGCTAAAACCGGCCAAAACATCTCGATTACCCGGCGCAAGGGCAACAGTCAGCCGCAGGACCGGGACATCCGCTCCACATACGGCCGCGGGAGGAGGGGTCAGCGATTACGCATATATCGAAGTAATGGCCTGTCCCGGCGGCTGCACCAACGGCGGAGGCCAAATTCGCTTCGAAGATGCAAGGGATACTGCAACCACTGCCACCAGCAGCATCGATGGTTCCGCACCGACCGCTCAAACATCTCAGCACAAGCCCACGCCTCAAGAACAGCGAGCCTGGCTGGCCCGCGTCGACGAGGTGTATTACTCTGCAGATTCAGATTCTCCTCCCCCCTCTTCCCCTTCTACCAGTCACGGTGATGAAATGGAAATTGACCGCCCACTTGAACCCGAGTCTCGATGTCAATCTGTCCATGCGATTCTCCAGTATTGGTCCGATATGACAGGGATTCCCCTGCCGAAATTGGTGTATACTACGTTCCGCAAAGTGGAGAGCGATGTTGGAAAGAGTAAAAATGGCGCTGCCGATACAGCACGTGTTGCTGAGTTGGCAGGGAAAATTGGTGGAGGTTGGTGA
- a CDS encoding uncharacterized protein (EggNog:ENOG410PV0H~COG:S~BUSCO:8849at33183) translates to MTSDRPGRRMVQTVLNFGQDQKQAAVRYPSIRKPDPDEMAALESDSNRMEDVQPTQSTAISWESTLAPTSRSGSFPGNYMPASIPRHQTLIHVARETTALLPNILSAVPHAPAKGYLYTDPPYLDQKYSPRFPRTPIRILNSDTLDTAIGLAQCAKYVTVRDKRPVCVLNMANAYNAGGGWKRGALAQEEAICYRSSLSFTLKLRYYPIPELSAIYSPTVLVIRKSLEDGHELLPLDMPANLPIVSAISVAALCAPKVTMGPAPPGSKESQRQKYRNPKDRELTKEKMRVVLRTAAVNGHRRLVLGALGCGAFKNPREEVADCWAEVFGEQEFAGGWWESVLFAVMDDLGQGENGDGNYGVFYRRLNGMMV, encoded by the coding sequence ATGACGTCGGATCGTCCTGGCCGGAGAATGGTCCAGACTGTCTTAAACTTTGGACAGGACCAAAAGCAAGCAGCCGTTAGGTATCCATCAATTCGAAAGCCGGATCCCGATGAGATGGCAGCTCTCGAGTCAGACTCGAATCGAATGGAAGACGTTCAACCCACGCAATCTACCGCAATCTCCTGGGAATCCACTCTAGCGCCGACGTCAAGAAGCGGCAGCTTCCCTGGCAATTATATGCCTGCGTCCATACCCCGTCACCAGACCCTCATTCACGTCGCACGTGAAACCACCGCCCTTCTGCCCAATATCCTCTCCGCCGTTCCCCACGCCCCTGCAAAGGGCTATCTCTACACAGACCCTCCCTATCTCGACCAAAAATACTCCCCGCGTTTCCCCCGCACCCCAATCCGCATCCTCAACTCCGACACCCTCGACACAGCGATCGGTCTAGCCCAATGCGCCAAGTACGTCACCGTCCGCGACAAGAGACCCGTCTGCGTCCTCAACATGGCCAATGCCTATAACGCTGGCGGAGGTTGGAAGCGCGGCGCTCTCGCACAAGAAGAAGCCATCTGCTACCGAAGCAGCCTCAGCTTCACGCTCAAACTGCGCTATTATCCTATTCCGGAACTGAGCGCCATATACTCCCCCACCGTGTTGGTGATACGCAAGAGTTTGGAGGACGGCCACGAGCTGCTGCCGCTCGATATGCCAGCGAATTTACCCATTGTGAGCGCGATTAGCGTTGCCGCGCTGTGTGCGCCGAAGGTGACAATGGGACCTGCGCCACCGGGTTCGAAGGAGTCACAGAGACAAAAGTATCGGAACCCGAAGGACAGAGAACTTACTAAAGAGAAAATGAGGGTCGTTTTGAGGACTGCGGCAGTGAATGGGCACCGGAGACTGGTGTTGGGTGCTCTGGGTTGCGGAGCGTTTAAGAATCCGAGAGAAGAAGTGGCTGATTGTTGGGCAGAGGTCTTTGGCGAACAAGAATTCGCTGGGGGGTGGTGGGAGAGCGTGCTATTTGCCGTTATGGATGATTTGGGCCAAGGGGAAAATGGCGATGGAAATTACGGAGTTTTTTATCGGAGGTTAAATGGAATGATGGTTTGA
- a CDS encoding uncharacterized protein (EggNog:ENOG410PJBJ~COG:L~BUSCO:8619at33183) — MPELAEVARIVHFIRKELVGKTVSSAVANHDDLIFGKVGTSAQEFQKTMQGNKIIGAGQQGKYFWMIMSKPPHPVMHFGMTGWLNIKGVNGCHYRAKEEEGDGPWPPKFWKFRLVMDDDKKTEAAFVDARRLGRVRLVDCPGEEIRSHTPLKENGPDPVTDKGIVTESWLKSIVSKKKVPIKALLLDQSIMSGLGNWMADEVLYHSQIHPEQTSNTLDDSQIRELNSAIHYVCATSVDLLGDSARFPADWLMHHRWNKGKKEPSKMLNGDPVTFITVGGRTSAIVPAVQKKTHPTATNDKGGNAKEDVDDESATKSRSKGRGKATVKETDETTTTNGNKRSTRISKASSVKAEEEKNTEGNDSAAQTPSRKRKAPAVKSEAAENAAGIAKKTRGNATKEAPSTTAPLRRGRSAAKK; from the exons ATGCCTGAGCTAGCCGAAGTTGCCCGGATTGTTCATTTCATCCGGAAAGAACTTGTGGGAAAGACGGTCTCCAGTGCCGTGGCAAACCACGACGATCTCATATTCGGCAAAGTAGGCACGTCTGCCCAGGAATTCCAAAAGACTATGCAAGGGAACAAGATTATTGGAGCTGGGCAACAAGGCAAATACTTCTGGATGATCATGTCTAAACCCCCGCATCCGGTCATGCATTTTGGTATGACCGGTTGGCTCAATATCAAAGGCGTAAACGGCTGCCATTATCGCGCCAAGGAGGAAGAGGGTGATGGACCGTGGCCACCGAAGTTCTGGAAATTCCGGCTGGTGATGGACGATGACAAGAAGACTGAAGCTGCCTTTGTAGATGCTAGGAGGCTCGGCCGTGTTCGGTTGGTTGACTGCCctggagaagaaatcagGTCTCACACGCCACTCAAGGAGAACGGTCCCGATCCTGTTACAGACAAGGGAATTGTCACGGAATCGTGGCTCAAGAGCATAGTGTCTAAGAAGAAAGTTCCTATCAAGGCCCTACTCCTGGATCAGTCTATAATGAGTGGGCTGGGCAACTGGATGGC TGACGAGGTCCTTTATCACTCACAAATTCATCCCGAGCAAACGAGCAATACCCTCGACGATTCACAGATTCGGGAGCTGAACTCTGCAATTCATTATGTGTGCGCTACATCGGTCGATCTCCTTGGTGATTCCGCTCGCTTTCCTGCAGATTGGCTGATGCACCATCGATGGAACAAAGGCAAGAAAGAGCCGTCAAAGATGCTAAACGGTGATCCCGTAACTTTTATCACGGTTGGAGGCAGGACTAGCGCCATAGTGCCAGCAGTTCAGAAAAAGACGCATCCTACCGCCACAAACGACAAAGGGGGAAACGCCAAAGAGGATGTCGACGATGAATCTGCTACGAAGTCGCGATCCAAGGGCCGTGGAAAAGCTACTGTTAAAGAAACAGATGAGACCACAACCACTAATGGAAACAAAAGGAGTACCCGAATCTCAAAGGCTTCTTCGGTCAAGGccgaggaagagaagaacacCGAAGGGAACGACTCGGCAGCGCAAACTCCAAGCCGAAAGCGCAAGGCTCCAGCCGTGAAATCTGAAGCAGCTGAGAATGCAGCGGGAATAGCCAAAAAGACCAGAGGTAACGCCACGAAGGAAGCTCCGTCTACAACGGCACCCTTGAGAAGAGGGCGCTCAGCTGCCAAAAAATAA
- a CDS encoding uncharacterized protein (EggNog:ENOG410PMWG~COG:S~BUSCO:13474at33183), with amino-acid sequence MSRPSTTRPTLTPQFCFNQRALRDFLRISRSTIDDSITQNLNALVTPARKGFDPASTTARQTDFANKTQIDPENCEIFKNKVLFPSWQVRSDVLNYCAGVATSPDPEDPDLVLRQVESAKDRERLVDERLDPYSARFFPREARTESLAMLIRNERGVETIIRSRTWGMVTERCGNSFEGWEDALNRWREQQDQGK; translated from the exons ATGTCACGGCCATCGACAACGAGGCCAACACTGACACCTCAATTCTGCTTTAACCAGCGTGCGTTAAGAG ACTTCCTCCGAATTTCACGATCAACAATTGACGACTCCATTACCCAAAACCTGAATGCTCTTGTAACACCGGCGCGCAAAGGGTTTGACCCGGCTTCCACTACCGCCCGACAGACGGATTTCGCCAACAAAACCCAGATCGACCCGGAGAACTGCGAGATATTCAAAAACAAAGTACTGTTTCCCTCTTGGCAAGTACGTTCAGACGTGTTGAATTATTGCGCCGGTGTTGCTACCAGCCCAGACCCCGAAGATCCCGACCTTGTGCTACGACAGGTTGAGTCAGCTAAAGATAGAGAAAGACTCGTGGATGAGCGGCTGGATCCGTATTCGGCGAGATTCTTCCCCAGAGAGGCGCGGACAGAGTCGTTGGCCATGCTAATACGAAATGAGCGAGGAGTGGAGACCATCATACGTTCTCGGACCTGGGGAATGGTTACTGAACGATGTGGCAATTCCTTTGAAGGGTGGGAAGATGCACTAAATCGATGGCGAGAACAACAGGATCAGGGCAAATGA
- a CDS encoding uncharacterized protein (BUSCO:66151at4751~EggNog:ENOG410PG4X~COG:B~BUSCO:1646at33183) gives MPQPLSSKDGSLFRQVVRHCENKQYKKGLKTAEQILRKNPNHGDTQAMKALMISYQGQQEEAFALAKTALKNDMKSHICWHVYGLLYRAEKNYDEAIKAYRYALKLEPESQPIQRDLAFLQTQIRDFQGYIQSRTAMLQQKPGFRQNWTALAIAYHLSGNLSEAENVLTTYEETLKTPPPRTDMEHSEAILYKNSIIAESGNIQKALEHLDAVGNQCFDVLAVMEMRADYLLKLGRNDEAVAAYEALLERNPEDSHYYDALLKAKAIDEKDHASLKAVYDYWVEKYPRSDAPRRIPLEFLEGDDFRQAGDVYLQRMLRKAIPSTFANIKSLYTNSWKRETVQELVEGYAAGNFSSQVNGSTEQNNGDNSTFECSVYYFLAQHYNYHLSRDLEKAMAYIDRAIKLSPTSVDYHMTKARIWKHYGNLPKASEVMDMARSLDEKDRYINSKAAKYQLRNDENEKAIDTMSKFTRNETAGPLGDLLEMQCVWYLTEDAESYLRQRKIGLALKRFHSVYNIFDIWQEDQFDFHGFSLRKGMIRAYVDMVRWEDQLRSHPYYTRAALGAIKAYILLHDEPDLAHGPIPVGTNGLDGHADSSERKKALKKAKKEQQKLEKVEAEKTKARKAATTGGGGDARKDDTDPLGLNLARTSDPMKDALKFLGPLLEMSPKNIEVQTAGYEVYIRRKKYLLALKCLLAAHAINPSDPTLHVQLARFRKTLNELSEPLPAEVQEIVTSEFETLLPKSQDLAAWNDSYLTENSSSVPHIHAALTVRRIIAPEQKAQTEKDLASSIDLETASIESALAGLHLLDDWRSGPEAKTSYIGQANTRWKEASVFQHQ, from the exons ATGCCTCAGCCATTGAGTTCAAAAGATGGCTCATTATTCCGCCAGGTAGTGCGGCATTGTGAAAATAAACAATATAAGAAAG GGCTCAAGACTGCCGAACAGATCCTCCGCAAGAACCCCAACCATGGAGACACACAAGCAATGAAAGCGCTGATGATCAGCTATCAAGGccaacaagaagaagcatTTGCCTTGGCCAAAACAGCTCTAAAGAACGACATGAAATCCCATATCTGTTGGCATGTCTACGGCCTGCTCTATCGCGCCGAGAAAAACTACGATGAAGCGATTAAAGCGTACCGATATGCCCTGAAACTCGAGCCGGAGTCCCAGCCGATCCAGAGAGATTTGGCATTTCTTCAAACGCAAATTAGAGACTTTCAGGGATATATACAAAGCCGGACAGCAATGCTGCAGCAGAAGCCCGGCTTTCGTCAGAACTGGACTGCGCTCGCAATCGCGTACCATCTTTCAGGCAATTTAAGCGAGGCAGAAAATGTTTTGACAACTTATGAGGAGACTCTGAAGACCCCACCACCGAGAACTGATATGGAACACTCAGAAGCTATACTGTATAAGAACTCCATAATCGCGGAATCCGGAAATATTCAAAAGGCCCTTGAACACCTCGATGCAGTCGGTAATCAATGCTTTGACGTGTTAGCCGTTATGGAGATGCGGGCGGATTACCTTTTAAAGCTGGGCAGAAACGACGAGGCTGTGGCTGCATATGAGGCATTGTTGGAACGGAACCCTGAAGATTCGCACTATTATGATGCTTTACTGAAAGCAAAGGCGATTGATGAGAAGGATCACGCATCTTTAAAAGCCGTTTATGATTACTGGGTGGAGAAATATCCGCGAAGTGACGCACCACGTCGCATACCGctggaatttcttgaagggGATGATTTTCGCCAAGCTGGAGACGTGTACCTTCAACGCATGTTGAGAAAAGCTATACCTTCGACTTTTGCTAACATTAAGTCCTTATACACCAATTCATGGAAACGCGAGACCGTCCAGGAGCTTGTGGAGGGATATGCAGCGGGAAATTTCAGCAGTCAAGTTAATGGCTCTACAGAGCAGAACAATGGGGATAACTCTACCTTTGAATGTTCGGTATATTATTTCCTCGCCCAGCACTACAATTACCACCTTAGTCGTGATCTAGAAAAAGCCATGGCGTATATTGACAGAGCCATCAAACTATCTCCAACCTCCGTTGACTATCACATGACCAAGGCGAGAATATGGAAGCACTATGGCAACCTTCCAAAAGCTTCAGAGGTTATGGATATGGCACGGTCGCTAGATGAAAAGGATCGGTACATCAACAGCAAGGCAGCCAAGTACCAACTTCGAAACGATGAAAATGAGAAGGCAATCGATACTATGAGCAAATTTACACGCAACGAAACTGCTGGTCCACTTGGTGACCTTCTTGAGATGCAGTGCGTTTGGTATTTGACTGAGGATGCTGAGTCATACCTACGCCAGAGGAAGATAGGACTTGCACTGAAAAGATTCCATTCCGTTTACAATATTTTCGACATTTGGCAAGAAGATCAATTTGACTTCCATGGGTTTTCTTTACGAAAAGGTATGATCAGAGCGTATGTTGATATGGTTCGATGGGAGGACCAATTACGATCACACCCATATTACACGCGCGCAGCCCTCGGCGCCATAAAGGCTTACATTTTGTTGCATGATGAACCGGACCTTGCGCATGGACCGATTCCAGTGGGGACAAACGGTCTTGATGGACATGCAGACAGTTCAGAGAGGAAAAAGGCTCTAAAGAAAGCCAAGAAGGAACAGCAAAAGCTGGAAAAGGTCGAGGCTGAAAAGACGAAGGCCAGGAAGGCCGCCACGACAGGCGGCGGTGGAGATGCCAGGAAGGATGACACGGATCCACTGGGCCTCAATCTTGCACGCACATCCGATCCAATGAAGGATGCATTGAAGTTTTTAGGCCCATTGTTGGAGATGTCGCCCAAAAATATCGAAGTGCAAACCGCGGGATATGAAGTTTACATTCGAAGAA AGAAATACCTCCTGGCTCTCAAATGTCTGCTTGCTGCCCACGCCATTAATCCCTCCGATCCTACATTGCACGTCCAGCTTGCTCGATTCCGCAAGACTCTCAACGAGCTCTCAGAGCCTCTCCCGGCCGAAGTTCAAGAAATCGTGACATCAGAGTTCGAGACTCTCCTCCCGAAGTCCCAGGATCTTGCAGCATGGAACGATAGCTACCTCACCGAAAACAGCTCCAGCGTCCCCCACATACATGCCGCGCTCACTGTCAGACGGATCATAGCCCCAGAGCAAAAGGCCCAGACGGAAAAGGACTTAGCATCCTCGATTGACCTAGAAACTGCATCCATAGAATCAGCACTGGCCGGTCTCCATCTCCTGGATGACTGGCGCAGCGGGCCCGAGGCGAAGACTTCGTACATAGGACAGGCAAACACCAGATGGAAAGAAGCTTCAGTCTTCCAGCATCAATAG
- a CDS encoding uncharacterized protein (EggNog:ENOG410PX8R~BUSCO:4864at33183), giving the protein MARISMDPRKCQPSRFTIDDVEKTTCTGQFRFTPRPMIKKPARLWDRKPATPVCPRSKSHKIWKRLQPSMGISRSGAKSRDTGAGAMDIDENELFEEINPVRSSGNRRAVKKLCTGKGVKSDETEWGASFVETRSETNIFTPRRKYVMKEGTTKDHKMASVDIVEDGGEESCEAEDTPGKSTESQCDIHSQQLATATEETNISEKSNELRVDNVSTPVKKPSMIASLLRQPLLEEDDVELLSNFLSEAEAKRTTNNALAARKAAEKRASIKLSRSPCKLKARRALEHLDKNSPTSMIRDRSPSKLLQAPASPLPETGKENGLEAGTSKDEEESAPSPSPRKRGRSLKRRLVPRVPDQIPLRRSKGTEFIFSQKTDTQKLALTTKSNTKQNKAGAKLPHLVMKTVNETYLKMMDASPLSPKSGTKTVTWDDAKLVTFAEEISTPTFDTPKKISSGRRSRRLASRPPRPATPLRSFVSL; this is encoded by the exons ATGGCGCGTATTTCCATGGACCCTCGAAAATG CCAGCCCTCCAGGTTTACAATCGACGACGTTGAGAAAACTACGTGCACTGGTCAATTCCGCTTTACGCCCAGGCCTATGATTAAGAAGCCAGCTCGACTCTGGGATCGCAAGCCAGCGACTCCGGTCTGCCCTCGTTCTAAGTCTCATAAGATTTGGAAAAGACTCCAACCTTCGATGGGTATTTCTCGATCAGGGGCGAAATCGAGAGATACGGGTGCGGGGGCAATGGATATCGATGAGAATGAACTATTTGAAGAGATTAATCCGGTCAGGAGCTCCGGTAATCGACGTGCTGTGAAGAAGCTGTGTACTGGTAAAGGTGTTAAATCTGACGAGACCGAGTGGGGGGCCTCGTTTGTGGAAACACGATCGGAGACGAATATTTTCACGCCGCGGCGCAAATACGTCATGAAAGAGGGGACAACTAAAGACCACAAGATGGCGAGTGTTGATATTGTTGAGGACGGCGGTGAAGAGAGCTGCGAAGCAGAAGATACGCCCGGGAAATCTACAGAGTCACAGTGTGACATACACAGCCAGCAATTGGCAACAGCAACCGAAGAGACGAATATTTCGGAGAAATCTAATGAACTACGCGTGGACAACGTTTCAACTCCAGTTAAAAAACCCTCAATGATTGCATCGCTCCTGAGACAACCACTTCTTGAAGAAGACGATGTTGAACTGCTTTCCAATTTCCTATCGGAAGCTGAAGCGAAGCGAACGACAAACAATGCATTGGCGGCAAGAAAAGCAGCCGAGAAAAGGGCATCTATAAAACTATCTCGATCTCCATGCAAGCTCAAGGCCCGTCGAGCCCTCGAACACCTTGATAAGAACTCCCCAACTTCGATGATACGGGACAGATCGCCTTCCAAGCTCTTACAGGCGCCCGCATCTCCTCTACCTGAAACGGGTAAAGAAAATGGGCTCGAAGCCGGAACCAGcaaggatgaagaagagtcAGCTCCTTCTCCGTCTCCTAGGAAGCGGGGAAGGTCACTGAAGAGACGACTTGTTCCCCGAGTTCCAGATCAAATCCCGCTCCGCCGCTCAAAGGGCACGGAATTCATCTTCTCTCAGAAAACTGACACACAAAAACTCGCTCTCACGACCAAGTCGAATACCAAGCAGAATAAGGCCGGTGCAAAACTGCCTCATCTCGTCATGAAGACCGTGAACGAGACGTATTTGAAAATGATGGATGCATCTCCCCTCTCACCGAAATCGGGAACGAAGACTGTCACTTGGGATGATGCAAAGCTTGTCACTTTTGCCGAAGAAATATCGACTCCAACTTTTGATACTCCCAAAAAGATATCATCGGGAAGGAGAAGCCGGCGTTTAGCATCGCGTCCGCCACGGCCCGCCACGCCACTACGTTCCTTTGTATCTCTATAG
- a CDS encoding uncharacterized protein (EggNog:ENOG410Q53T~COG:O~TransMembrane:1 (o12-36i)), with translation MGRRTHDGRDRMIYILIGILIFGFLLLGLLFFYMILKYRQRNHERRRQELQQQRPGDHAIRGGEGATALTPLPQAATPGQPTWHAKVIKLEELNDLFPVIEYGMTKHCGIVQPKTADSARPAAGDSSEADKTTIAKDQPDRARNGVSNTNTDSGLSEHLVESQRQDVANPNDYCAICLDALQEDSMVRRLTCNHMFHSTCIDPWLTGRTAQCPVCKTEMI, from the exons atgGGTCGCCGGACTCATGATGGGAGAGACCGAATGATATATATTTTGATCGGCATCCTCATCTTTGGATTTTTGCTTCTGGGCCTACT GTTTTTCTACATGATTCTCAAATATCGACAGAGGAACCACGAACGTCGACGTCAAGAACTACAGCAGCAGAGGCCTGGTGACCATGCAATTCGGGGCGGCGAGGGGGCCACGGCCTTGACGCCTCTGCCCCAAGCAGCAACGCCCGGACAACCAACATGGCATGCGAAAGTTATAAAACTGGAAGAACTGAATGATCTGTTTCCCGTAATTGAGTATGGGATGACAAAGCACTGCGGTATTGTACAGCCAAAGACTGCAGATAGTGCACGCCCGGCTGCTGGTGATTCTAGTGAAGCCGATAAGACGACCATCGCCAAGGATCAACCAGATCGAGCACGTAATGGCGTTTCGAATACGAATACAGATTCTGGGTTGTCTGAG CACCTGGTTGAGAGCCAAAGACAAGACGTCGCCAACCCAAATGACTACTGTGCGATCTGCTTGGATGCCCTTCAGGAAGACAGCATGGTCAGACGCTTGACCTGCAACCATATGTTCCACTCGACATGCATCGACCCTTGGCTCACTGGACGTACTGCGCAATGTCCAGTTTGCAAGACCGAGATGATTTGA
- a CDS encoding uncharacterized protein (EggNog:ENOG410Q5JT), with protein MVYSVCQMAPLSLIVDHSPLFPAHWSLFVAHPSCPEIGKRVHVEGSVYAGFTHAVQRRYKLGSVGKNFSLLELGELTGGKGGEEEEEEALVKHIHANADVDADAAEYGEEVKPIDRLEKVAIGIVAPGGSLNHVNEDGTQAPARRGQMKNCQDWIIDVVAELVRRDLLPAPANEVVQNAPKN; from the exons ATggtatactccgtatgtcAAATGGCACCTCTGTCTCTCATTGTGGACCACTCTCCCCTCTTCCCCGCTCACTGGTCCCTTTTTGTCGCGCACCCATCGTGTCCCGAGATTGGCAAGAGAGTCCACGTCGAAGGCAGCGTCTACGCGGGCTTCACGCACGCCGTGCAGCGGAGATACAAGCTTGGCTCGGTGGGGAAGAATTTCAGTTTGCTTGAGCTCGGTGAATTAACGGGTGGGAAGGgaggggaggaggaggaggaggaggccCTGGTGAAACACATTCATGCGAATGCGGATGTGGATGCGGACGCGGCCGAGTATGGAGAAGAGGTGAAGCCAATCGATCGACTAGAGAAGGTAGCTATCGGTATTGTGGCGCCGGGCGGGAGCTTGAATCATGTCAATGAAGATGGGACGCAG GCGCCCGCCAGACGCGGTCAGATGAAAAACTGCCAAGACTGGATCATTGATGTCGTCGCGGAACTGGTGCGGAGAGATTTACTCCCCGCGCCCGCCAATGAAGTAGTACAGAATGCTCCAAAGAATTGA